From Polypterus senegalus isolate Bchr_013 chromosome 15, ASM1683550v1, whole genome shotgun sequence, the proteins below share one genomic window:
- the LOC120515793 gene encoding heat shock 70 kDa protein 12A-like, which yields MADSFFVIAIDFGTAYSGYCYSVKADASDMRNPFWGKEYGLRFSKTPTCVLFNENKEFEKFGFDAVMAYKNMSSKEALRHYFFENFKMELYNKELTPDLMISTKDGKLLPALTVFSESLRYLKNHALDEIEKNLFCRFTEEDITWVLTVPAVWGPEAKQFMRLIAKKSGLVKVLNSESLILALEPEAASLWCKQLPSSGFIAERGAHEILETQKGTKYIVVDCGGGTIDITVHEVLENGFLKELQKASGRGWGGSFVDNNFRTFLREVFGEDVWDVFEKNHPLYAQSMMYNFSIQKCTENHAYIFFSCVLSLIKLAEQKQEISHFFKDIDGVSWCDGNIKMAQSKFESFFEDKITHIINAIKDIMEEQKNQIDTILLVGGYASCKILRDAVRSTFREQCKVLCPVDSHLAIAKGAILFGNNPKIIMSRVSSLTYGLRILIPFDPSIHDKEKITVDKAGDTIFCNDIFMKLVEKGQSVNINDVCDYVLKPLYDDQQEMHFAFFSTEQKDPMYTDEPGMKQIGSFVVPMPVTKLGRQRNVRLDIKFGTAEITATATDLSSNETQNIILEFLTESKATN from the exons atggcagactctttTTTTGTCATTGCTATAGATTTTGGGACAGCGTATAGCGGCTACTGCTACAGTGTGAAGGCAGACGCAAGTGACATGAGAAATCCTTTCTGGGGCAAGGAGTATGGATTGAGGTTTTCCAAAACTCCAACTTGTGttctttttaatgaaaacaaagagTTTGAGAAATTTGGTTTTGATGCTGTGATGGCTTACAAAAATATGTCTTCCAAAGAAGCTTTACGCCACTATTTCTTTGAGAACTTCAAGATGGAACTATACAATAAG GAACTCACGCCAGACTTAATGATCTCCACTAAGGATGGGAAGTTACTGCCAGCTCTTACAGTGTTCTCAGAAAGCCTGCGCTATCTTAAGAACCATGCCTTGGATGAGATTGAGAAAAATCTTTTCTGTAGGTTCACTGAGGAGGACATAACTTGGGTTTTGACTGTGCCTGCTGTATGGGGGCCTGAGGCAAAACAATTCATGAGACTGATAGCCAAAAAG TCTGGGCTTGTTAAAGTGCTGAATTCAGAAAGTCTGATACTTGCTCTTGAACCAGAAGCAGCTTCCTTGTGGTGCAAACAGTTGCCCAGTTCTGGGTTTATAGCAGAAAGAGGAGCTCATGAAATTCTTGAAACTCAGAAAGGAACAAAGTATATTGTTGTCGACTGTGGAG GTGGCACCATTGACATCACAGTGCATGAGGTTCTGGAAAATGGGTTCTTGAAGGAGCTTCAGAAAGCTTCAGGTAGAGGATGGGGAGGTTCCTTTGTGGATAATAATTTCAGAACATTTCTGCGTGAAGTGTTTGGAGAAGATGTGTGGGACGTATTTGAGAAGAATCATCCTTTATATGCACAGAGTATGATGTACAATTTTTCTATTCAAAAATGCACTGAGaatcatgcatacattttcttttcatgtgTATTAAGTTTAATAAAATTAGCAGAACAGAAGCaggaaatttcacatttttttaaagatattgatgGAGTCTCTTGGTGTGATGGTAATATTAAAATGGCCCAAAGTAAGTTTGAAAGCTTTTTTGAGGATAAAATAACTCACATTATCAATGCAATCAAGGACATTATGGAAGAGCAAAAGAATCAGATTGACACCATTTTGCTCGTTGGAGGCTATGCTTCTTGCAAAATTTTGCGAGATGCTGTCCGAAGTACATTTAGGGAGCAGTGCAAAGTCCTCTGCCCTGTTGACTCCCATTTGGCCATTGCCAAGGGAGCTATTCTTTTTGGAAACAATCCTAAAATAATTATGTCAAGAGTCAGTAGCTTAACATATGGGCTGAGAATTTTGATCCCATTTGATCCTTCTatacatgataaagaaaagatAACAGTTGATAAGGCAGGTGACACTATCTTCTGTAATGACATTTTCATGAAATTAGTGGAAAAGGGCCAATCGGTAAATATAAATGATGTGTGTGACTATGTCTTAAAACCATTATACGATGACCAACAAGAAatgcattttgcttttttcagtaCAGAGCAAAAAGATCCTATGTATACAGATGAGCCAGGAATGAAGCAAATTGGATCATTTGTTGTACCAATGCCAGTTACTAAATTAGGCCGACAACGTAACGTTCGGTTGGATATTAAATTTGGCACTGCAGAAATAACAGCAACAGCAACTGATCTGTCCTCTAATGAGACTCAGAATATCATATTGGAATTTCTTACTGAATCAAAagcaacaaattaa